The proteins below come from a single Ruficoccus amylovorans genomic window:
- a CDS encoding helix-hairpin-helix domain-containing protein, whose protein sequence is MKGRGGAGTLDSLIPLAELDAFMPPRKKKETDYEALSSSFMRVPKMKVDAARALLSLGLKQIYQLEGRSPDSLFDEYKKLQPKADLELRACFRLAVYYAENQPPDPAMMELSVWRK, encoded by the coding sequence ATGAAGGGGCGGGGCGGTGCCGGGACGCTTGACTCTTTGATCCCGCTGGCCGAACTTGATGCCTTCATGCCGCCCAGAAAGAAAAAGGAAACCGACTACGAAGCGCTCAGTTCGTCCTTCATGCGTGTCCCGAAGATGAAAGTCGATGCCGCGCGCGCGTTGCTTTCGCTCGGGCTCAAGCAGATTTACCAGTTGGAGGGGCGCTCACCCGACTCGCTTTTTGACGAGTACAAAAAGCTCCAGCCCAAGGCCGACCTCGAATTGCGCGCCTGTTTCCGCCTGGCCGTGTACTACGCGGAAAACCAGCCGCCTGATCCGGCGATGATGGAGCTGTCCGTCTGGAGGAAGTAG
- a CDS encoding LON peptidase substrate-binding domain-containing protein gives MALQVEIPREIPVMTLPEVVLFPHAMLPLYIFEERYRRMLQDVLESDRLFVVAGQDMEKARVTGEFEPPFGIASVGVIRASHLNEDATSNLIIQGLARVRIRRILSEEPYRLVEIESVATEPGAQREALAADRLRLTDLLLAHGKLGGEVPEEIMEFLGSLKDEETFLDLAAFTLCPDGLEKQRLLETFSTAERFSRFFSVLQRANENLVIDNKLRGGLPDDRIELN, from the coding sequence ATGGCGTTACAGGTCGAAATCCCGCGCGAAATCCCGGTTATGACGCTGCCGGAGGTGGTACTGTTCCCGCACGCCATGCTACCGCTGTACATCTTTGAGGAGCGCTACCGGCGCATGCTCCAGGATGTGCTGGAGAGCGACCGGCTGTTTGTCGTGGCCGGGCAGGACATGGAAAAGGCCCGCGTCACAGGGGAGTTTGAGCCGCCCTTCGGGATCGCCTCGGTCGGAGTTATCCGGGCCAGCCACCTGAACGAAGACGCAACCTCGAACCTCATTATCCAGGGACTGGCCCGGGTGCGTATCCGGCGGATACTCTCGGAGGAGCCGTACCGGCTGGTTGAGATCGAGTCGGTCGCGACCGAGCCCGGCGCGCAGCGCGAAGCCCTCGCTGCGGACCGCCTCCGGCTGACGGATCTGCTCCTGGCCCACGGCAAGCTCGGGGGCGAGGTGCCCGAGGAAATTATGGAGTTTCTCGGCTCCCTCAAGGACGAGGAGACGTTTCTGGATCTGGCGGCCTTTACGCTGTGCCCGGATGGTTTGGAAAAGCAGCGCCTGCTGGAAACCTTCAGCACGGCCGAGCGCTTCAGCCGCTTCTTCTCTGTGCTCCAGCGGGCGAACGAAAACCTCGTCATCGACAATAAGCTGCGCGGCGGCCTGCCCGATGACCGCATTGAGCTGAACTGA